A DNA window from Rhodanobacteraceae bacterium contains the following coding sequences:
- a CDS encoding RNA polymerase subunit sigma-24 yields MDAPAALARWRREDGGRLLASLIRLAGDIGDAEDAFQQACVRALEHWPESGIPAQPGAWLNTVARRLVFDRQRRSGELALADVESAAATSDDPDASGIADDRLRLLFTCCHPSLAPQASCALALRTLGGLSTREIARAFVENEATTAQRIVRAKLKIREAGIAFEVPSRAFLPQRLDAVLAVLYLMFNEGYTATEADTLQRPDVCAEAIRLARLAAESLPQEREARALLALMLLTHARRDARVDADGALVPLEAQDRRRWRQDEIAAATRLLDRTLAVPGAPGPYALQAAIAALHGAAATAAETDWPQIALLYRGLLQLAPSAVVELNAAVAHGMAHSLDDALAWIARIEASGALAGYHLLPAAQAELLRRTGDLPAALVAYDRALALARNAAERRFLMRRREESL; encoded by the coding sequence GTGGACGCGCCCGCGGCGCTGGCGCGCTGGCGGCGTGAGGATGGCGGACGCCTGCTGGCCAGCCTGATCCGGCTGGCCGGCGATATCGGCGATGCCGAAGACGCCTTCCAGCAGGCCTGCGTGCGCGCGCTCGAGCACTGGCCGGAGAGCGGAATTCCGGCACAGCCCGGTGCCTGGTTGAACACCGTCGCGCGGCGGCTGGTGTTCGACCGCCAGCGGCGCAGCGGTGAGCTGGCGCTGGCGGACGTCGAGTCCGCGGCCGCCACCAGCGATGACCCGGACGCCTCGGGCATTGCCGACGACCGCCTGCGTCTGTTGTTCACCTGCTGCCACCCCTCGCTCGCGCCGCAAGCCAGTTGCGCGCTCGCCCTGCGCACCCTCGGCGGGCTCAGCACGCGCGAGATCGCGCGCGCCTTCGTCGAGAACGAGGCCACCACCGCGCAGCGGATCGTGCGCGCCAAGCTCAAGATCCGTGAGGCCGGCATCGCCTTCGAGGTGCCCTCGCGCGCCTTTCTGCCGCAACGGCTGGATGCGGTGCTGGCGGTGCTCTACCTGATGTTCAACGAGGGCTACACCGCCACCGAGGCCGATACCCTGCAGCGCCCCGATGTGTGCGCCGAGGCCATCCGGTTGGCACGCCTCGCCGCCGAATCGCTGCCGCAGGAGCGCGAGGCGCGCGCGCTGCTGGCGCTGATGCTGCTGACGCATGCGCGACGCGATGCGCGGGTCGATGCCGATGGCGCGCTGGTCCCGCTGGAGGCGCAGGACCGCCGCCGCTGGCGTCAGGACGAGATCGCCGCTGCGACCCGTTTGCTCGACCGCACGCTCGCTGTGCCCGGCGCGCCGGGACCGTACGCACTGCAAGCGGCGATCGCCGCGCTGCACGGCGCGGCGGCCACCGCGGCAGAAACCGATTGGCCGCAGATCGCGCTGCTCTATCGCGGGCTGCTGCAACTGGCGCCATCCGCCGTGGTGGAACTGAACGCTGCCGTGGCGCATGGCATGGCGCACTCGCTGGACGATGCGCTCGCCTGGATCGCGCGCATCGAGGCCAGCGGCGCACTCGCCGGCTACCACCTGCTGCCGGCCGCGCAGGCCGAGTTGCTGCGCCGGACCGGCGACCTGCCGGCAGCGCTTGTCGCCTATGACCGCGCGCTGGCGCTGGCGCGCAATGCCGCCGAGCGCCGCTTCCTCATGCGCCGACGAGAGGAATCCCTCTAG
- a CDS encoding YciI family protein — protein sequence MKYILLIYGDPAAEAQLSEAQMQAIYQAHAAYGQALEAAGVIRGGAELKPPATATTLRFSGGRSTLVDGPYAETKEQLGGYYLIETDTLDEALAWAAKMPGMEAGAVEVRPLGMGA from the coding sequence ATGAAGTACATCCTGCTGATTTACGGCGATCCCGCCGCCGAGGCGCAGCTGAGCGAGGCGCAGATGCAGGCCATCTACCAGGCGCACGCGGCCTATGGCCAGGCGCTCGAGGCCGCCGGCGTGATTCGCGGCGGCGCCGAGTTGAAGCCGCCGGCTACCGCGACGACGCTGCGCTTTTCCGGCGGTCGCTCGACCCTGGTCGATGGGCCCTACGCCGAGACCAAGGAACAACTCGGCGGCTACTACCTGATCGAGACCGACACGCTCGACGAAGCACTGGCCTGGGCGGCGAAGATGCCGGGCATGGAGGCCGGTGCCGTCGAAGTGCGTCCGCTCGGCATGGGCGCCTGA
- a CDS encoding NCS2 family permease — MLESWFQLRAHGSNLRTECLAGLSTFLAMAYILFVNPDILSAAGMPRDAVFVATCLAAAFGSMLMGLYANYPIAMAPGMGLNAYFAFTVVGTLGYSWQAALGAVFISGLLIVAVSLFRVREWIINAIPRSQKLAISAGIGLFLAIIGLKNAGLIAASPATFVTLGNLHAPSTLLAIAGLLLIIGLEARRVTGGIVIGVLVVTVLAVAFGLSPFNGLFAMPPSLAPTFLELDIAGAFNAGLIAVVLTFFLVELFDATGTLIGVSHRAGLLDAEGNLPRLKRALLADSSAIAAGSLLGTSSTTAYIESAAGTAAGGRTGLTAVVVGLLFLAALFLAPLAGTVPAFATAPALIYVAVLMSRALADVDWDDLTEAAPAFLCAISMPLTFSIAHGIAFGFVSYAAIKLLAGRAREVPVTVWVLAGVFVGKFGWLG, encoded by the coding sequence ATGCTCGAATCCTGGTTCCAGCTGCGCGCCCATGGCAGCAACCTGCGCACCGAGTGCCTCGCGGGACTCTCGACCTTCCTCGCGATGGCCTACATCCTGTTCGTCAATCCGGACATCCTCTCCGCTGCCGGCATGCCGCGCGATGCGGTGTTCGTGGCGACCTGCCTCGCGGCCGCCTTCGGCTCGATGCTGATGGGTCTGTATGCGAACTACCCGATCGCGATGGCCCCCGGGATGGGGCTGAACGCCTACTTCGCGTTCACCGTGGTCGGCACCCTGGGCTACTCCTGGCAGGCGGCGCTGGGCGCGGTGTTCATCTCCGGCCTGCTGATCGTGGCAGTCAGCCTGTTCCGTGTCCGCGAGTGGATCATCAACGCGATCCCGCGTTCGCAGAAGCTGGCGATCTCGGCCGGCATCGGCCTGTTCCTGGCAATCATCGGGCTCAAGAACGCAGGCCTGATCGCAGCGAGCCCGGCGACCTTCGTGACCCTGGGCAATCTGCACGCGCCGAGCACCTTGCTCGCCATCGCCGGCCTGCTGCTGATCATCGGGCTGGAGGCACGCCGGGTCACCGGCGGCATCGTCATCGGCGTGCTGGTGGTGACCGTGCTCGCGGTGGCCTTCGGACTCAGCCCCTTCAACGGCTTGTTCGCGATGCCGCCGTCGCTGGCGCCGACCTTCCTCGAACTCGACATCGCCGGCGCCTTCAACGCCGGGCTGATTGCGGTGGTGCTGACCTTCTTCCTGGTCGAGTTGTTCGATGCCACCGGCACGCTGATCGGCGTCTCCCATCGCGCCGGACTGCTCGATGCGGAGGGCAATCTGCCACGCCTGAAGCGCGCGCTGCTGGCTGATTCCAGCGCGATCGCCGCGGGCTCGCTGCTCGGCACCTCATCGACCACCGCCTACATCGAGAGCGCCGCCGGCACCGCCGCCGGCGGGCGCACCGGGCTCACCGCGGTGGTCGTCGGCCTGCTGTTCCTCGCGGCCCTGTTCCTCGCGCCGCTGGCGGGCACGGTGCCGGCCTTCGCCACCGCGCCGGCGCTGATCTACGTCGCGGTGCTGATGAGCCGCGCGCTGGCGGACGTGGACTGGGACGATCTGACCGAGGCCGCGCCCGCCTTCCTGTGCGCGATCAGCATGCCGCTGACCTTCTCCATCGCCCACGGGATTGCCTTCGGCTTTGTCAGCTACGCCGCGATCAAGCTGCTCGCTGGGCGTGCGCGCGAAGTGCCGGTGACGGTCTGGGTGCTGGCCGGGGTGTTCGTGGGCAAGTTCGGGTGGCTGGGCTGA
- a CDS encoding bacteriohemerythrin gives MTHLVWTDDLNTGIPVIDGQHRQIVEYINQLYDARMKNDRQAVGDVINNLIDYTLSHFSFEEELMVESGYPFAGPHKRVHDVFVKRVGEYQLRYKSGEDISGELHALLMRWLVGHIKNDDAAYATTVMAHTHSVAHQKSGWLARTLGRWFR, from the coding sequence ATGACTCACCTCGTCTGGACCGACGATCTCAACACCGGGATCCCTGTCATCGACGGTCAACATCGTCAGATCGTCGAATACATCAACCAGTTGTACGATGCGCGGATGAAGAACGATCGCCAGGCCGTCGGCGACGTGATCAACAACCTGATCGACTACACGCTGTCGCACTTCTCCTTCGAGGAAGAGCTGATGGTGGAATCCGGCTACCCGTTCGCCGGACCGCACAAGCGCGTGCACGATGTCTTCGTCAAGCGTGTCGGCGAGTACCAGCTGCGCTACAAGTCCGGCGAGGACATCTCAGGTGAGTTGCACGCGCTGCTGATGCGCTGGCTGGTCGGGCACATCAAGAACGATGACGCCGCCTATGCCACCACGGTGATGGCGCACACCCATTCCGTGGCGCACCAGAAGAGCGGTTGGCTTGCCCGCACGCTGGGTCGGTGGTTCCGCTGA
- a CDS encoding bacteriohemerythrin — translation MSIVMWSSAFATGVKEIDDQHRRLLGYINELNAATSQADIGHILESAIDYTMYHFAFEEAVMESNGYHLRDAHKRIHDQFARELLDLKDQYAAGTMAAEQLRAALSRWLFDHISKADPPAINPNSR, via the coding sequence ATGAGCATCGTGATGTGGTCTTCGGCGTTCGCAACGGGTGTCAAGGAAATCGACGACCAGCACCGTCGCCTGCTCGGTTACATCAACGAGCTGAACGCAGCGACCAGCCAAGCCGATATCGGCCACATCCTCGAATCGGCGATCGATTACACGATGTACCACTTCGCCTTCGAGGAAGCGGTGATGGAGTCGAATGGGTACCACCTCCGGGATGCGCACAAGCGGATACATGACCAATTCGCGCGCGAGCTGCTGGACCTGAAAGACCAGTACGCAGCCGGCACGATGGCCGCCGAGCAGTTGCGCGCCGCGCTGTCGCGCTGGCTCTTCGACCACATCAGCAAAGCCGATCCCCCCGCGATCAACCCAAACTCACGCTAA
- a CDS encoding DUF1800 family protein, with the protein MKTSSVAWLWLWAALVLMGAPRPSPAVVYAVGPDLSGTFYDPAQNGHGFIVEHIVSNGTPLVLVTWFTYLDGEQRWLVGVGPASGNSARVALSITRGGDFPPRFNAASVVTEPWGELVLSFASRNSATAAWTTSYAGFANGSMNIQRLTQPAGSFGAVSGRVADCHAGSWYDATQSGHGVFTEVVGSGSNRTLVAIWYAYLNGAQRWITATGPISGDSATLTASITSGGDFPPDFNPAQVTLQSWGTLTFRAVDANHATWSWNSTQSGYGSGSLSLTRLSSLTGSDCGPQTDADAARFLTQASFGPTAADVASVRALGYGGWIDQQLALAATLHRPAMEAAVAAHVQVQPSGASFYKSFRLERWFDNAVRASDQLRQRAAFALSEILVLSDVGALEANPVGVAEYNDILVRNAFGNYRTLLEQVSLSPMMGNFLTHLRNQKTDWTLDASGNPAPGLVSPDENYAREVMQLFSIGLVERNRDFSPILQNGQPVPTYNQDVITQTARVLTGFTYGCTGNVTIGGAAINRNCGSCTGPSCNFQTQLFFANPPRYQSGVTGTGLVHPDNYLPMVCYPRYADTGRSATSANSYAVLPSPHQDKTLIGGVTIAPSAVACHAGTPASEQQACIDYCNGQLDTLLDSAVHAPEPAAVLLAPADPAADHQQSVGGLHRPGGRGVRGRRRRRARQPGRGGEGGAAGSRGARGRPACGFRQAARTAAGAHCDLAGIRRAAGERRYLECRWAGAQLAATPARRAECVQFLRARLPAAGRDRRRGPLRARVPDPQRVELHHHFR; encoded by the coding sequence ATGAAGACGTCGTCGGTCGCATGGCTGTGGCTGTGGGCTGCGCTGGTACTGATGGGGGCGCCGCGCCCGTCACCGGCGGTGGTCTACGCGGTGGGGCCCGATCTTTCGGGCACCTTCTACGATCCGGCCCAGAACGGGCACGGCTTCATCGTCGAGCACATCGTCAGCAACGGCACGCCGCTGGTGCTGGTGACCTGGTTCACCTATCTCGACGGCGAGCAGCGCTGGCTGGTCGGCGTGGGCCCGGCAAGCGGCAACAGCGCGCGGGTGGCGCTGTCGATCACCCGCGGGGGCGATTTCCCGCCGCGCTTCAATGCAGCCAGCGTGGTCACGGAGCCCTGGGGCGAGCTGGTCCTGAGCTTCGCCAGCCGCAACAGTGCGACCGCCGCCTGGACCACCAGCTACGCGGGCTTCGCCAACGGCTCGATGAACATCCAGCGCCTGACCCAGCCGGCCGGCAGCTTCGGCGCCGTCAGTGGACGCGTGGCCGACTGCCACGCCGGTTCCTGGTACGACGCCACCCAGAGCGGCCACGGGGTGTTCACCGAGGTGGTCGGCAGCGGCAGCAACCGTACCCTGGTGGCCATCTGGTACGCCTATCTCAACGGCGCGCAGCGCTGGATCACGGCCACCGGGCCGATCAGTGGCGATAGCGCCACCCTGACCGCCAGCATCACCAGCGGCGGCGACTTCCCGCCCGATTTCAACCCGGCGCAGGTGACGCTGCAGTCCTGGGGCACGCTCACTTTCCGCGCGGTCGATGCCAACCACGCCACCTGGAGCTGGAACAGCACGCAGAGCGGCTACGGCAGCGGCAGCCTCAGCCTGACCCGTCTGTCCAGCCTGACCGGAAGCGACTGCGGCCCGCAGACCGATGCCGATGCCGCGCGCTTCCTGACCCAGGCCAGCTTCGGCCCGACGGCGGCGGATGTGGCCAGCGTGCGCGCGCTGGGCTACGGCGGCTGGATCGACCAGCAACTGGCACTCGCCGCCACGCTGCACCGCCCAGCGATGGAAGCCGCAGTGGCAGCGCATGTGCAGGTGCAGCCCTCCGGTGCCAGCTTCTACAAATCATTCCGCCTGGAACGCTGGTTCGACAACGCGGTGCGCGCCAGCGACCAACTACGCCAGCGCGCGGCCTTCGCGCTGTCGGAGATCCTGGTGCTGTCCGATGTCGGCGCGCTGGAGGCCAATCCGGTCGGCGTCGCCGAGTACAACGACATCCTGGTGCGCAACGCATTCGGCAACTACCGCACGCTGCTGGAGCAAGTCAGCCTGTCGCCGATGATGGGCAACTTCCTGACCCATCTGCGTAACCAGAAGACCGACTGGACGCTGGATGCCAGCGGCAATCCGGCGCCGGGGCTGGTGTCGCCGGACGAGAACTACGCCCGTGAGGTCATGCAGCTGTTCTCGATCGGCCTGGTCGAGCGCAACCGCGACTTCTCGCCCATCCTGCAGAACGGCCAGCCCGTGCCGACCTACAACCAGGACGTGATCACGCAGACCGCGCGGGTGCTGACCGGATTCACCTATGGTTGCACCGGCAACGTGACGATCGGCGGGGCGGCGATCAACCGCAACTGCGGCAGTTGCACCGGCCCCTCGTGCAACTTCCAGACCCAGCTGTTCTTCGCCAACCCGCCGCGCTATCAGTCGGGCGTCACCGGCACGGGCCTGGTGCACCCGGACAACTACCTGCCGATGGTCTGCTACCCGCGCTACGCCGACACCGGCCGCTCGGCGACCAGCGCGAACAGCTACGCGGTGCTGCCGAGCCCGCACCAGGACAAGACCCTGATCGGCGGCGTGACCATCGCACCGAGCGCTGTGGCCTGTCACGCCGGCACGCCGGCGAGCGAGCAGCAGGCCTGTATCGACTACTGCAACGGCCAGCTGGATACCCTGCTCGACAGCGCTGTTCATGCACCCGAACCTGCCGCCGTTCTTCTCGCGCCAGCTGATCCAGCGGCTGACCACCAGCAGTCCGTCGGCGGGCTACATCGACCGGGTGGCCGCGGTGTTCGAGGACGACGGCGCCGGCGTGCGCGGCAACCTGGGCGCGGTGGTGAAGGCGGTGCTGCTGGATCCCGAGGCGCGCGCGGCCGTCCCGCATGCGGATTTCGGCAAGCTGCGCGAACCGCTGCTGGTGCTCACTGCGATCTGGCGGGCATTCGGCGCGCAGCCGGGGAACGGCGGTACCTGGAATGTCGGTGGGCTGGAGCGCAGCTGGCCGCAACGCCCGCTCGGCGCGCCGAGTGTGTTCAATTTCTTCGAGCCCGACTACCAGCAGCCGGGAGAGATCGCCGACGCGGGCCTTTACGCGCCCGAGTTCCAGATCCTCAACGAGTCGAGCTTCATCACCATTTCCGATGA
- a CDS encoding DUF1501 domain-containing protein, with the protein MTTHTRRTFLKRLGGCLASGTLGALLPQLALMPRAVAQSASGYRALVCIYLAGANDSFNWLVPRDSESSGSRYDTYKSSRGGVYSSSNSNGLALSFADLLPVTPANQAIAFGLHPACADFSVTSGSNSQAHSGLRTLFDSGKAAFVCNTGPLLQPLTRAEYDAGAPRPAQLFSHNDQELLWHVGMGTTGESVARFGWGGRVARATAGGSLPNGLSPTLSVAGAARMLIGDQILPYQVSSGGVDLIDNYTTGSAGNNYTAARRALLDDILNDSHAHKFQRGYAGIAQRSLAVGESLATLLDAADGSGNVTTLFPSGNSLADQLKMVVRMIKVSRNSLGAQRQVYFVRLGGWDMHSGLFDGGPVATSGHGALLSTLNQAIGAYWTALGEIGARSQVSSFTMSEFGRTLTGNGGGSDHAWGGNQLVFGDAVAGNRLYGTYPRLVINSNDTANRDFSLSRGQYIPTTAIDQFAATLAKWMGVTDSAALNAMFPLLPNFSGSDLGFMG; encoded by the coding sequence ATGACCACCCATACCCGCCGCACCTTCCTCAAGCGCCTCGGTGGCTGCCTCGCCAGTGGAACCCTCGGCGCGCTGCTGCCGCAACTGGCGCTGATGCCGCGGGCGGTGGCGCAGTCCGCCAGTGGCTATCGCGCGCTGGTGTGCATCTACCTCGCCGGCGCCAACGATTCCTTCAACTGGCTGGTGCCGCGCGACAGCGAGTCGTCCGGCAGCCGCTACGACACCTACAAGTCGAGCCGCGGCGGCGTCTACAGCAGCAGCAACAGCAACGGGCTGGCACTGTCCTTTGCCGACCTGCTGCCGGTGACGCCCGCCAACCAGGCGATCGCCTTCGGCCTGCACCCTGCGTGCGCCGATTTCAGCGTGACCAGCGGCAGCAACTCGCAGGCGCACTCGGGCCTGCGCACGCTGTTCGACAGCGGCAAGGCGGCCTTCGTGTGCAATACCGGGCCGCTGCTGCAGCCGCTGACGCGCGCGGAGTACGACGCCGGCGCGCCACGTCCGGCGCAGCTGTTCTCGCACAACGACCAGGAACTGCTGTGGCATGTCGGCATGGGCACCACCGGAGAGTCGGTGGCGCGCTTCGGCTGGGGTGGCCGGGTAGCCCGCGCGACGGCCGGCGGATCATTGCCGAACGGGCTGTCGCCCACCCTGTCGGTGGCCGGCGCAGCGCGCATGCTGATCGGCGACCAGATCCTGCCCTACCAGGTGTCGTCGGGCGGGGTCGACCTGATCGACAACTACACGACCGGCAGCGCCGGCAACAATTACACCGCGGCGCGCCGGGCGCTGCTCGACGACATCCTCAACGACAGCCACGCGCACAAGTTCCAGCGCGGCTACGCGGGCATCGCGCAACGCTCGCTGGCGGTGGGCGAGAGCCTGGCGACCCTGCTCGACGCCGCGGACGGCAGCGGCAATGTGACCACGCTGTTCCCGAGCGGGAATTCGCTCGCCGATCAGCTGAAGATGGTCGTGCGCATGATCAAGGTCAGCCGCAACTCGCTCGGCGCGCAGCGCCAAGTGTACTTCGTGCGCCTGGGCGGCTGGGACATGCACTCGGGCCTGTTCGATGGCGGCCCGGTGGCGACCAGCGGCCATGGTGCGCTGCTGAGCACGCTGAACCAGGCGATCGGCGCCTACTGGACGGCGCTCGGCGAGATCGGTGCGCGCAGCCAGGTCAGCAGCTTCACGATGAGCGAGTTCGGCCGCACCCTGACCGGCAACGGCGGCGGCTCGGACCACGCCTGGGGTGGCAACCAGCTGGTGTTCGGCGACGCGGTCGCCGGCAACCGCTTGTACGGCACCTATCCCCGGCTGGTGATCAACAGCAATGACACCGCCAATCGCGATTTCAGTCTGAGCCGCGGCCAGTACATCCCGACCACGGCGATCGACCAGTTCGCCGCGACGCTGGCGAAATGGATGGGCGTGACTGACAGCGCGGCATTGAATGCCATGTTCCCATTGCTGCCGAATTTCTCGGGCAGTGACCTCGGATTCATGGGGTAG